In Lolium rigidum isolate FL_2022 chromosome 7, APGP_CSIRO_Lrig_0.1, whole genome shotgun sequence, the DNA window TCTCCAAGAGTGCTCTGGGGCACTGGTGTAATTGTTTTTTTCTGCGAGCCATTCTTGAACTAGATGGTTCTACACCATCCTGGTGGCCACTTATTCCTTCATTAGATTTCTTTTTTCCTGTTGAAGAACCACGTACATCCACGTCGGCAGTGTGCTGACACCACCATAAGGGTGATCTTCGGTACCCTTGGCCTCCCTTTCTGGCATGTCCAGGAGCCTTACTGTTGATTTGGAGATCAATTAAACCTGACATTACACCTATTTCTTGATTCTGTAAGACCTGAGCTAAAAAAGATTGGCTTGAACCCATCTAGGGAAAGCTGCAGTGCTGCTCTGCTGATGCTTTCGCCATCTGCAGGAGGAAACATCACTGCATCTCCATTTTATCTGCCTCCAAGCTGAGTCCGGCTGTGCCTTGTCCCCGACGAGTCTGGCTCTGGCCGCTTCACCATACTATGTTTCTTGGTGATTTATTTTTTTGCTCATGAAGTACTGATGCTGGGGAGTCACCCATCAATGTACACAAGTATCTGTAACCAaagtatttttattttgaactCATTGTCAAAACGTTTATGATTCAAAAACATGGTCCAAGCTGCAACTGAGGTTAATATATCTGGGTCGTAATTGCAATGTCAGTTGAACTCTCTTGTCCAAAGTGTTTATTATTCAAAAACTTGGTGCAAGCTGTAACTGAGGTTGATATACCTAGGTTCTAAATGCAACGTGACTTAAATTAAGATTGAAATGTTATGTTTATGAGCCATTTTTGCTAAGTTTCATGCACAAGTGAACATGTAGCATATATAGAGAGGATGTCTTTTTGGTAGTACCACCGTTATTCTAGTAATATATGTCCTTGGACTATGCATTTGATTTTTATTTACTATCACCTACTGGACCATAGGGAAAAGCCTCAGCTTTGTATTTGGCAGGGCCCCATACATTTTAGAACTTTTTGCCTTTTGTGTAATAATATACTCATAGCGAAACCTCGTTATAACATGGTGAGTTATGTTTtggctcttgggtgcatatgctccctttattttgaaattcattttttatacattttgaaatgttgaaaaattccaaacaaaaaattcacgtgtacatcttcacatgctatgtGCGCACAAATTCTTTCCacgaaaaatcgacttgtcgttTGGGATGCGTAAAAAAGACAATTTGGTGCTAAAAAATAAGGCTTTTTGTGAGACAtggtttgtcttttttgcaccaaCCACACATTTTTTTTTGCGAGACTGTACGAACGTACATAGATTGTTGAGATGTACATGCGATTTTTTTTGTTGGAATTTTTTGAcaattagaaatatgtttttaggtggagggagcatatgcacccgggagccgaattgaatttctcttACTTATCTTATAACCTACTGTATATACTAAATCCATTTTTCTAATGGTTATTCCAGGTTTACTCTCAGTATCAGATTACTCTGAAGATACCGAAATCTATACTGTATGGTTCAGATTTTATGGTTATGGGAATTCCTTGGCGTGCAAATGCCTATTATCTTCTGATGCAACTTGATAACAGCCTCATGCCGGTTTTTTATTTGCTTGAGGTGCATGCTGATGGAGAAGACAGGTCTAATGCTGATGCAACTAGTGATGCTAAAGAAGCTGTAAGGTTTAACAGAATTGACATTGGGCAGATGAAAATAGGTGAAGATGAATGCAGTGCAAATCTTCTCGATGTAGACAAATTACAGGTGCTACAAAGCATGTTAAACCCCAGAAGCATGGAAGATAGGTCTCCCATACAAAGTGAAATTGACGATTCTCTTCCTCTAAAGCCTTCATTTTCTTCTATTGTTAACACGGTATTAGGATATGAGCGAGGTTCTCCAAGTAAAGAAAATTGTCTGTCTTATAATCCACCCTCTACTCATTTGAGTTCTCTAAAAGTTGGTTTTCAGGGGGTGAGCGGTAGAGCTTGCCCACCTGAACTGGATGATGGCTTACTACATTCTAACATCGAGGCAGCAAAAGTTAATTCTGGTGGTACTTTGAACAGTTACCTGCTGAGCAATTCGAAGTTTACACATAGTACACAGACATCTGGTTCAGTACCTGCAGGTGACCAATCATGCTGTCAGCTTGTAAATCTGATCATGACTTAAACTCATTTAGATCTGCAGAAACCATGTTATGTGGATGGAAATAAATATCCTTGCCTTGTTTTCTCAAATAGTCAAAACTATACTACTGTGTACTTTAACCCAAGTTAGGATTTGTTGTCTCTAAGATATTCAAATATCTTTTATTTTCAGAAAAAGAGGTATAGTTCTTACTGTTTTTATGCTTTCTTTGGAAATTGGCAGGTTTGGAGAATCTTTCCACTTTGCGGTCTGAAGTTGCATTTGGAAAGAGACCTCTTTCGGAGATCTTGTTGAATATCCCATCATTACAACCAGCAATAATAAGTGGTGggccaagaaagagaagaaaactgCCAGAAGATGCAAGCAGCATGCAACCTGGAACAACCCTTACCTATGGAACTATACTCACAGAAGGAAATTGGTGTATTACAGAAAATATTTATGCTTCTGTGCTTCTTCAAGTCATAAAGCATTGTTTACTTCGTATCAAATACGCTCAACTGACTACGCAGATGAATTCTCTTAACATTCCATATGTAGAAGAAGTTCGTCTGGCTACACCCTCCTCTAATCTTTGGTTACGCCTGCCTTTCGCTCCAGATGGTTCCTGGAAACACATATGCTTACGTCTGGGTAAAGCTGGAAGCATGTCGTGGGATGTTAGGATCAACGATCCATACTATAGTGCTCTGTGGAAACTTCATGGAGGTAGCACTACTGCAGAATGGGGTTCTCGTGTTCGTATTGCAAACACTTCTGAGATGGATTCACACATCTCTTTTGATGATGATGGGCTTATTTTAACTTACAACTCTGTTGAGGTTGATAGTATACAACGGCTAGTCTCAGAATTACAGCGGCTTTCAAATGCTCGTGTGTTTGCTTGTGGAATGAGGAGATTGGTTCGTGTTAAAGTATATGAGAAGCTAGGTCAGAATCAGTTAGCTACAAAGACGAAGTTACATTCTGCAAAAAAATCTTTCAGGGACAGGTTATCTGACCAGATGACTAAAACTTTCCGTATTGACGCTGTTGGTTTGATGAACTTGTGGTTCAGTTATGGTGCCAATGCCATGCCTATTGTTCACTTTGTTGTTGAATGGGAAGCTGGTAAGGTTGGTTGCACGATACGTGTTTCACCAGATCATCTTTGGCCACACACAAAGGTATGATTTTGAGATACAAGCATACTGCATCAAAGTATATGCAACTGTGCATTACATTACTGCATTTTGGCTCGGTCATGATTACGCTTCATTTTGGGTTACATATTGACTGAAATATGATATTTGAAAATGTATCACCTCATCTAATAGACTGGACATTGATAGTCTCAGTGAGGCTGGCATGGTGGGGACTAGTAATATCTCTCGGCGAGGCTAGTATAATAGGTAGCAGCGATGTCCCTTGTGCGTTATATCCTCTGTTAACTGTATCCGTCTAAATTATTTTTGTACTATACGTATTCTTGATGCACTTTATAGTCACTTGTATCCAACCGAGCCACTCAACTTATTAAAAAGTTTAGATACGGTTTATCTTTGGATATGATGCTGTTACTTGTTGGCATGGAAACTGTTGATCAGACAACATCAAGGCAAACTGTTGATATTATGTTTGTAGTGTTAGCAGTTGACCAGTGCATGTCTTTATGTTTGTAGTGTTAGCAGTTGACCAGTGCATGTTTTATTTGTAACTGAAGTTGCCAAATACTGGTTTACGATTTGGTTTCATTGACTGTAGTTGGCCAGCATTTGGCTCATGAACAAAATCTCGATGCACCAATGGTTAATTTTAGCTCATTTTGACCAAAACATAACCACAGAACATCATTCTTTGCATGATAACTTTTTGCTAGCAAGAGAGCAAAAACTTTTGTGACCAAGAAAGTACAAATATTTTTGCCAATCTACATGTTGTGCCAGACTTTTCAGTTGCTACTTAGATATTCCAAATTTTCAGCAAGAATCCAAATACTTCTATACAAAGTTTGCTGAGATTTTGTCAATCTTCCATTTAATCATGTTCTAATAATGCAGTTTTTGGAGGACTTTGTGAATTGCAATGAAGTAGATTCATTGTTGGATTGCATCAGGCTGACATCAGGTCCTTTACTTGCCCTTGGTGGTGCAATTCGTCCTGCAAAGATGCCTGCTGTTCCTGCTGTTTGCAGTTCTGCACAAAAGCAAAACGGTGTTCTTTTGGCAAGTGGTTCATCATCAACCACTGTACATACAAACAGTCATGATGCCCAGACTTCCTCTACGCTCTCTGCTGCAGGACGAACTGTGCCTGGATTAGTTCCTAGTTCTTTGATGCCTTTTGATGTTTCTGTTGTTCTCCGTGGACCATACTGGATACGCATTATATATCGCAACAAGTTTTCTATTGACATGCGCTGCTTTGCTGGGGATCAGGTATGGTTGCAGCCAGCAACCCCTCCGAAAGGTGGACCTTCAGTTGGTGGATCTTTACCTTGCCCACAATTTCGACCCTTTATAATGGAGCATGTTGCTCAGGGTCTAAATACTCTggagcctagctttctgaatgctAGACATACTGTTCCTCATTTGAATGCTAGTGCCAATACATTATCTGGAAGTCAACAAGTAGTTACTACTCCGAACCCCTTGAGTGGTGGCACTCCTGGAGTAGTTAAGCTAATACCAAGTGTTGGTAGTCCGGTAGCACCCAGTGTGAGTAGAGGAGGCAACGCCATGCTGCCTTCCTCAGGATTTCCTTCAGGGACTGCTGGAGCTTCTGCACACCTTTCTTCCGGCACAAACCTTCCTGTGCATATGAAAGGAGAATTGAACACTGCTTTTATTGGGCTTGGGGATGATGGTGGCTATGGTGGTGGCTGGGTTCCTCATGCTGCTCTTAAAAAGGTGCTGCGAAGCATTCATAAGTACCTTGGAGTTCTATGGTTATTTGCACAATTTCCTGATCTTCTGAAAGATATATTGGGGTCAGTTTTGAAAGACAATGAAGGTGCACTTCTGAATTTGGATCAGGAACAGCCAGCATTGCGCTTCTTCGTGGGGTAAGATACAGTTTATTTAGTACACTATACCCTTTTACTTCACACAAAGCTAAAATATCCCCAGCTTTTCTGATATTTTAATGGCCTAATATGATCTAATTGGATGACTATATGTGTGTTCATTAGGAACACTATTGCAGATGGAAAGTTCCCTGAGTTGTGCAAAATATTCTTATGATTTTGTACATTAATCTTTTCCTATTTTTAGTTCTGTATTATAGATTTTCCTGTTCATATGATGTACAAAAGAAGGGGTAGATGGCAAGCGTTGAATGAAGAGCTTTTAGGTGAGATGAGACGATAGATTTGGGTGATGACCTTTTTGGAGGGAGAATTAATCCATTCTTCTGAATTCTGCACTCTCCTGTATAATAGAGTTTGGAACGTTATATAGTTAAATAGGATGCAGGGGAAAACTGAATTTTTATCACTGAACCAGAATAGGAAAAAAAAGGAGTGAATCTGCACTGAGGAGTGAGAGGAATGCAGTAGACCGGAGACTAACTGGTAACCATGGGCAACCAGACGAAAAATAAAACGAAAAAAGAAGCGGAAAGGCCAAAAACTGTGGGATTGACCAATGACCTGTACGTGTGTTGCCACCAGAGAAGGCAAAAATCGGTAGGAACAGTATCAGAACTGCTAGAAAAATCGCTGAGTTGTTTAGCTTTTATATAGTATTATTACCAGATGTTAAAGAACAAATTTAATCCCTAAGCCATGTGTACACCAGCTGCTGGGTTGGTTCCTCTGTATGAGTGGTGGCAGTGTACAGTATTGTCTGTTTGAAATAATCTTGCCTCTAGTTCAGCCAGGTTAGTATTGAGTCAGTGTTCAAGTCTACACAGGTTAATCAGTTTGTTTGCTAATAGGTCTGCGTGGCATAAGTGGTGGTAGCTGAGCTCGTGTCTGCTTGCACGTCAGTAGCATGTTCAATTGATGAATCATAATTGTAGTTTAATTAGCTAGCTGCTAGTTGTAGCTTTAGATCGTAGTCAGTTGTGGCTTCTTGTATATGTACACATGAGGTTGTGCAAGTTTGTATCATGAGTTTGACGAGAAAAGGGAAAAAAGAGGGCACCATACGTGCCCTTGGCCACAGTTTTTCGTATTGTGTGTGTTCATGATTCTTTGATGTGATCGATCCATGGGTGAAATCCAACATCCTCTCACATGCCCCATTTGTTCTTTTGGTTTTCACCATGCTCTCAtttcccttagggcatctccagcggcgcgacgcatttcggacgtccgaaatgtccgtttgcgtccgcgcggacgctcgacagaccgtttttgtccgcgcgtccgtttgcacctaggggtggcttcagcgggccgacgcattttcgcgtttgcatcaatttatgaagtttccaaacaacaaaataaggaaatcaataaattcatagttattacatttaaaagtCGAattgaaaataagatagtatctCTAGGCATGaagtcatggccagccaatgtccactgatgctcaatcagatccgtttgcagctgtttggagtttggagacgttctcgtcagtgacttctacattcctatTCCTATGTggatagtcctgccaagatgaagctccaggaagtggcgcaaccagctcaccttggaaatcccattggttctcattgcggccatcaggacgctcgttctcaacgatcatgttgtgcatgatcacgcagcatgtcatcacctcatgcatggtcttcaacgaccatgttcttgccgggtgactggacaattgcccaccgagcttggagcacaccaaatcggcgctccacatctttcccgcaagcctcttgcatcttggcaaacctcctcgtcttctcggagtttggattatggacagtcttcaccaatgtggcccggtcggggtagatgccatcagcaagataatatggcttgtcatatgcatttccattgatctcatagctcacccgggagctttaccttgcatgagcctgttgaaaaccggtgatcggtgcaacacattgatgtcattgttggaaccggccatgccaaagaatgaatgctaaatccataaatcttgagatatgacagcttcaagaatgacagttctTCCCTCCTCATGTCCGctgtacgcaccctgccatccaaatggacagtttttccactgccagtgcatgcaatctatgttgccaatcattcctgggaagcctctagactcgttgatagacaggagccgccttgtatcctcaacagttggggctccctacagtaatactctccgaatacggcaatcacggcttggcaaaacctgtacatggcctcaagacaggtgctctcacccattcgaagatactcatcgaatatatccgcagccattccatatgagagcatgcgaatagccgcgagcatttttggtaggaggtgaagcctaacgcacctgttgcatcgcgctcgcattgaaagtaggggtcgtagtttcgacgcccgtagaatgaccaagaacaggtctcTTGACATCCTCAGTATCGGTGCCGGAAATATTTTTCcgggaagatcggattggtgaggtggaagtagtccttgtggaggcgggcctgcccttccactctgttgcgcggcaggtttttggagcgccccttcacagagctccggtgctgcggccccgggttagaggtgaactcgtggatcatggtggccgcagtagttgccaatgtctgcgtcgactcatcggactcgtcggaagaggagtcgacgacctccgcgcggaacttgtccaacatctgccacatgtccatctgcgtgggtacaaactgcggatcaatggccgcgcacaatagcgccgaaaacatgagtagaaacctaccggcgcaattgaccgaacaggtcgtgggcggcgcggaagggcggcgcaaccgggagcgtttcgcccgaaaacagtcggcaggtacgcggcggagccaagcccgagtatgctcctgctctcccgcgcagcAAGAACGCAGCCGTCGGCGGCTACTGCGGTGCAGCGGCCGGACGGCGGCggatggggttggggtggtggcgacgcactagggcagcaaagaagggaaaaagaagcaaatcgaagcagtcgatttcgctgtccctgacatgcgggaccgggtaagaaatggaggacgctccgcgcgaccgccgagcgtccgcggagacattAAACCTGGCGCAtacttgggccaggtttgcgtctccgcggacggtccagtcactttgcgtcgccccgctggagcagaccccagacgcatttccggttgcgtcgcgccgctggagatgcccttattagAATGGTGACGATTTTTTTGAAATTATTAAGTACATGTGGAAGGACACAATATTTCACCGCAACTTTTTTTATGCTCTTCAAGACTTTGACATCAATTGAATAGACTGCGCAAGTTCTTTAAGACCTGGTTGCGTAAGGGTCCAAGGACTAGAGGTAGGGTATTTATCCATGATCAGAGGAGCTCCTCTTCCATGCCACCAAGCGTGGGATAAAGAACCCAATTGGAATCGAGGGCTCGAGTCTAGTGGAGTAGTGAGGGTAGCAAAGCAGCTGTTACCCTTGTATGGTTAATAGGAAGGAATGCTCTTTTCAGCCAAAGACTACTAATTTCTCATTTATTAAATTGGGTGAAGGCCTGACGTGTAATCTATCGTTAAGGATGCCTATCATAAATTATCACCTTTAGAAAGTAGCCTTAGAATCGAATCATCTTGTCAATCCAGGACTTGCTAACGAAAGGACTAGGCAACCTTCAGTTATTCTTGCTTGCCCATCCATAACAGCCTCGAAATAcaatttttcgcgaaaacgcaaaagacttgcgtttcgatgcattgatagatataAAAAGGTTATATGTACATGTCCACAAAGGGACCAAGACCGCGcactacaactcgacccaagaaaggAGACCTAGTCTAGGGGAGGATCTGGCGGACACCCTGGGCTCCAGCGCTTGCCCACTGTTGCGCCTCGGTCTTGATGTCGTTGAGCAGGGAAGGCACCGAAGGTTGCGCATTGTCAAAGATCGCAGCATTCCGGTGCTTCCAgatccaccacgccgtgagcatgatTATCGACGAAGTACCTTTGCACAACTGGCGGGGAGCGGTCTGCACCGCCTGCGACCACCACTCCACGAAGTCCCCTTCCGAAGCCGGAGGCcctgaggtggatcgaatccacgaGAGGACCTCGAACCAGATCGTCCTGGAGAATGAGGATCCAGTGAGTAGGTGCGTCATAGTCTCCTCGGATTGGTCACACAGCGGGCATCTGGGCGCATGTGGTAGACCATGACGCGCCAGCCTCTCACCTGTCCAACACCTGTCCAGACAGGCCAGCCATATAAAGAATTTCACCCTAGGAGGCGCCCAGGACCTCCAGTTCAACTCCCATGATGCTGAGGTGATCCCTCCCTGGAAGAGGGCCTCATAGCAAGAATGAGAAGTATACTGGCCGTCCGTCGTCCACAACCAGGTCAATGTGTCCTGCTATCCCGAAAGCTGGACTTCCCTCAGTCTGACCCAAAGTTGCACATATTGCCATAGTGCAAGGGGACTCGGTGCTCCAGCTATGTCGGGAATCCAAGTGCGGTCAGGTCAACCAGTGTACGCACCCTTCTGCGCCGTTTAGGAACCAACGCGAACACCTCTggcgccatctccttgatggacTTGCCGTCCAACCAACGGTCCTCCCAGAAGAGGGCGGACTCTCCGTTACCCACTACCATCGAGGTGGAGGCCGCAAAGATGTCCAGCTCCGCCTTCGAGAACTGCATGTCTAGCCCGCGCCATGGTTGCCGGGGGTCCGTGTGCATCCTCCACAGCCAACGTACACTAAGGTTTATGGCCATCCGTGCAAGGTCGGGGATCCCCAACCCCCTAGGTTAAGCGGCCGGCACACCTTTGCCCAGTTCACGTGGCAGTGACCTCCATTGGCCTCTGCCCGGCCCACCCAGAGGAACCCTCGCAGGATCTTGTTGATCTGTTTGAGGGTCTTTTTGTTCAAGGCCAGTACCATTAGCAGCGGGATTGCCGCGAGCACAGCTCGGATCAGCGCCAAATGTCCGGCTTGCGGCATCATGGATGCCCGCCATGTCGGCAATTTGTCAGCTAGCCTGTCCAAAAGCGGCTGGAAGGTCTCGGCCGACAGACGCCTAACCGACAGGGGAATACCTAGGTACTTCACCGGAAAAGGCGCTAGCTGGCACTCCATGTGCTCATCTTAAATAGAGACCGGCCTAACAATCTTGGCTAGCTAAAACTTTTATGTCCCCATGAGATCTTATCCCTAACAATTGTATGTAATTGAATAGTCAGTGTAGTGTTACCATAAATAATGAACCCAAAATGTGAAATTGCAATCTTAAGATCTTACTCAGTCTGGACAGTACCAGCCAACATGCTATTTTAGATTCTGACATAATAAACTAAGAGCAATGATACAAGTACATGAACTTCTGCTACGTGTTTAATGGTAGATCAAAAGGATACAAGTACATGACCTTCCGCAACGTGTTTAATGGTAGATCAAAAGGGTAGGATTAAGTTCTGGGATATACCAAGGGTTAAGATCTCATTCCTtggtctattttatatttgtttttATCACATCAGTCAATTTACACCAACACTGTATGTAGATTTCTTAAGGACAACTGTTTCTGATTATGTATAGCTTCATTTTCCCTGCTACAAGTTTAATTGTAGATCAAAAGGATAGGATTAAGTTCTGGGATATACCAAGGGTTAAGATCTCATTCCTTTGGTCTATTTAATATTTGTTTTTATCACATCAGGCAATTTGCACCGACACTGCATGTAGATTTCTTAAGGACTACTGTTTCTTATGTTTAGCCTCATTTTCTTGCAGCGGTTATGTCTTTGCAGTTAGTGTTCATCGAGTTCAACTGCTTCTTCAAGTTCTTAATGTGAAGAGGTTTCACCaccagcaacagcaacagcaagcTCCTCAGAGCAGTACTCAGGAAGAGCTTACACCATCTGAGATACATGAGATATGCGACTACTTTAGCAGATGTGTTGCCTGTGAACCTTATGATGCTTCTAGGGTTGCTTCTTTTATCATGTTGCTTACTCTGCCCATCCCAGTTATACAAGAATTTCTGAAACTAATTGCATGGAATAAAAGCTTGTCCCAGCCTCATGGGGACATTGGTACTGCACAGAGGGCACGGGGTGAGCTTTGTTTGGAAAAGCACTCAAGATCATTTTCAGGCGATTATACTGAAACTTCTTTACCATCC includes these proteins:
- the LOC124676007 gene encoding mediator of RNA polymerase II transcription subunit 14-like; its protein translation is MAGELGQQTVELGTVVRQAAEESYLALRDLVEKSRAADTEGEGGQQRSDTEKKIELLKFIDRTRQRMLRLHVLAKWCQQVPLVLYCQQLASTLSSHETCFTQTGDSLFFMHEGLQQARAPIFDVSSAIEVIHTGSYRRVPKCVEEIGTQNTLFQDERKPTLKKLSTLVRAKLLETMVPKEISEVSVTDGIANVQVDGEFKVLLTLGYRGHFSLWRILHMELLVGEKTGPIKLEETRRYVLGDDIERRMAVADNPFTVLYSILHELCISFVMDTVIRQTNVLRQGRWKEAIKSELISDSHTSAGQGGNNAPVQLGQDGELDSSGFRIPGLKVNYWLDERNSGSAESDSSPFIKVEALQDMQIKCQHSSFVLDPLTDKEADLSLDLSCIDVEALIFKAIACNRHTRLLEIQRELKKNIQISRSPTDVVLKREEVHMNILQKRMDRRDFENCCTNEVLQVRAYGQSYIHLGINIRSGGFLLQSPKNILPPSAILESEEALNKGSITPPEVFVSLKTRSILHLFAATGRFLGLKVYSQYQITLKIPKSILYGSDFMVMGIPWRANAYYLLMQLDNSLMPVFYLLEVHADGEDRSNADATSDAKEAVRFNRIDIGQMKIGEDECSANLLDVDKLQVLQSMLNPRSMEDRSPIQSEIDDSLPLKPSFSSIVNTVLGYERGSPSKENCLSYNPPSTHLSSLKVGFQGVSGRACPPELDDGLLHSNIEAAKVNSGGTLNSYLLSNSKFTHSTQTSGSVPAGLENLSTLRSEVAFGKRPLSEILLNIPSLQPAIISGGPRKRRKLPEDASSMQPGTTLTYGTILTEGNWCITENIYASVLLQVIKHCLLRIKYAQLTTQMNSLNIPYVEEVRLATPSSNLWLRLPFAPDGSWKHICLRLGKAGSMSWDVRINDPYYSALWKLHGGSTTAEWGSRVRIANTSEMDSHISFDDDGLILTYNSVEVDSIQRLVSELQRLSNARVFACGMRRLVRVKVYEKLGQNQLATKTKLHSAKKSFRDRLSDQMTKTFRIDAVGLMNLWFSYGANAMPIVHFVVEWEAGKVGCTIRVSPDHLWPHTKFLEDFVNCNEVDSLLDCIRLTSGPLLALGGAIRPAKMPAVPAVCSSAQKQNGVLLASGSSSTTVHTNSHDAQTSSTLSAAGRTVPGLVPSSLMPFDVSVVLRGPYWIRIIYRNKFSIDMRCFAGDQVWLQPATPPKGGPSVGGSLPCPQFRPFIMEHVAQGLNTLEPSFLNARHTVPHLNASANTLSGSQQVVTTPNPLSGGTPGVVKLIPSVGSPVAPSVSRGGNAMLPSSGFPSGTAGASAHLSSGTNLPVHMKGELNTAFIGLGDDGGYGGGWVPHAALKKVLRSIHKYLGVLWLFAQFPDLLKDILGSVLKDNEGALLNLDQEQPALRFFVGGYVFAVSVHRVQLLLQVLNVKRFHHQQQQQQAPQSSTQEELTPSEIHEICDYFSRCVACEPYDASRVASFIMLLTLPIPVIQEFLKLIAWNKSLSQPHGDIGTAQRARGELCLEKHSRSFSGDYTETSLPSKSNIQHDRANNSVDFTVTFILDHNLTPHMSSSGGAGWLPYCVSLRLRYTFGDNSHVAYLAMDGSHGGRACWSQHEDWERCKQSVVKAVKAANGSPATGESGQGRLQMVAEMTQKQLQLSLLHLRDCSLSAGST